Proteins encoded by one window of Bradyrhizobium sp. B097:
- a CDS encoding amino acid ABC transporter permease has translation MQKFFHDAVEFVPILLQGVWLTIVVTVGSLLLSTVLGLVWALMRVSGIGILVGLSAALINVIRGIPIIVLLFYIYFVMPDFGIALSALQAAIIGLGIAYSAYQAENFRAGIEAIDKGQIEAAQTIGMGWWLTMRRVVLPQAVRIILPPYGNIMIMMLKDSSQASTITVAELALQGKLIASSTFKNTSVFTLVALMYLTMSIPLILLVRHFENKANRK, from the coding sequence ATGCAAAAATTCTTCCATGACGCCGTCGAGTTCGTGCCGATCCTGTTGCAGGGTGTCTGGCTGACCATCGTCGTCACCGTCGGCTCGCTGTTGCTGTCGACCGTGCTTGGGCTGGTCTGGGCGCTGATGCGGGTGTCCGGCATCGGCATTCTCGTCGGCCTCAGCGCGGCGCTGATCAATGTGATCCGCGGCATCCCGATCATCGTGCTGCTGTTCTACATCTATTTCGTGATGCCCGATTTCGGCATCGCGCTGTCGGCGCTGCAGGCCGCGATCATCGGGCTCGGCATCGCCTACTCGGCCTATCAGGCGGAGAATTTCCGCGCCGGCATCGAGGCGATCGACAAGGGGCAGATCGAGGCGGCGCAGACCATCGGGATGGGCTGGTGGCTCACCATGCGCCGCGTGGTGCTGCCGCAGGCGGTCAGGATCATCCTGCCGCCTTACGGCAACATCATGATCATGATGCTGAAGGATTCCTCACAGGCCTCCACGATCACCGTCGCCGAGCTCGCGCTGCAGGGCAAGCTGATCGCCTCCTCGACCTTCAAGAACACCAGCGTGTTCACCCTGGTAGCGCTGATGTACCTCACCATGAGCATTCCGCTCATCCTGCTGGTTCGGCACTTCGAGAACAAGGCGAACCGCAAATGA
- a CDS encoding amino acid ABC transporter ATP-binding protein, whose translation MIELNDVHKSFGKVEVLKGITASVAKSEVVCIIGPSGSGKSTILRCINGLESYDRGEISVEGARVDQGDRSIVAIRTQVSMVFQRFNLFPHRTALENVIEGPLYVKKESREQALARGRALLAQVGLADKAEVHPPKLSGGQQQRVAIARALAMQPKAILFDEPTSALDPELVGEVLSVMRKLADDGMTMVVVTHEMGFARDVADRVLFIDGGVIVEQGAAKSVLNQPQHPRTQDFLRRVLHPL comes from the coding sequence ATGATCGAGCTCAACGACGTCCACAAGAGCTTCGGCAAGGTCGAGGTGCTCAAGGGCATCACCGCCTCGGTCGCCAAGAGCGAGGTGGTCTGCATCATCGGCCCGTCGGGCTCCGGCAAGTCGACCATCCTGCGCTGCATCAACGGGCTCGAGAGCTACGATCGCGGCGAGATCAGCGTCGAAGGCGCGCGCGTCGATCAGGGCGACCGCTCGATCGTGGCGATCCGCACCCAGGTCTCGATGGTGTTCCAGCGCTTCAACCTGTTTCCGCATCGCACCGCGCTCGAGAACGTTATCGAGGGGCCGCTCTACGTGAAGAAGGAGTCGCGCGAGCAGGCGCTCGCTCGCGGCCGCGCGTTGCTGGCGCAGGTCGGCCTCGCCGACAAGGCCGAAGTGCATCCGCCAAAGCTCTCCGGCGGCCAGCAGCAGCGCGTCGCGATCGCGCGGGCGCTGGCGATGCAGCCGAAAGCGATCCTGTTCGACGAGCCGACCTCGGCGCTCGATCCGGAACTGGTCGGCGAAGTGCTCTCGGTGATGCGCAAGCTCGCCGACGACGGCATGACCATGGTCGTCGTCACCCATGAGATGGGCTTTGCCCGCGACGTCGCCGACCGCGTGCTGTTCATCGATGGTGGCGTCATCGTCGAGCAGGGCGCCGCCAAATCCGTCCTCAACCAACCGCAGCACCCGCGCACCCAGGATTTCCTGCGCCGCGTGCTGCATCCGTTGTGA